A single Diceros bicornis minor isolate mBicDic1 chromosome 7, mDicBic1.mat.cur, whole genome shotgun sequence DNA region contains:
- the LOC131409128 gene encoding LOW QUALITY PROTEIN: olfactory receptor 52B2 (The sequence of the model RefSeq protein was modified relative to this genomic sequence to represent the inferred CDS: substituted 1 base at 1 genomic stop codon), whose amino-acid sequence MLERTLKCIMTHANLTIFHPAVFVLLGIPGLEAYHVWLSIPLCIMYITAVLGNSILIMVIITERNLHEPMYFFLSMLAITDILLSTTTVPKALTIFWLHAHDIAFDACVTQVFFVHMIFVVESAILLAMAFDRFVAICAPLHYTTVLTWPIVGRIALAIVTRSFCIIFPVIFLLKRLPFCQTNIMPHSYCEHIGVARLACADITINIXYGFSVPIVTVILDVILIAVSYSLILRAVFRLPSQHAQHKALSTCGSHLCVILMFYVPSFFTLLTHRFGHNFPQHVHILLANLYVVVPPMLNPIVYGVKTKQIREGVAHWFFDIKAWCCASFLS is encoded by the coding sequence ATGCTAGAGAGGACCTTAAAGTGCATCATGACTCATGCCAACCTTACCATCTTCCACCCTGCAGTTTTTGTCCTACTTGGCATCCCTGGGTTGGAGGCTTATCACGTTTGGCTGTCAATTCCCCTCTGCATCATGTATATCACTGCAGTCCTGGGGAACAGCATCCTGATAATGGTCATCATCACAGAACGCAACCTTCATgagcccatgtacttcttcctctccatgCTGGCCATCACGGACATCCTCCTCTCCACCACTACTGTACCCAAGGCCCTAACCATCTTTTGGCTCCATGCCCATGACATTGCCTTTGATGCCTGTGTCACCCAAGTTTTCTTTGTCCACATGATATTTGTGGTGGAATCAGCCATCCTATTAGCCATGGCCTTTGACCGCTTTGTGGCCATCTGTGCCCCCTTGCATTATACGACAGTGCTAACATGGCCTATTGTGGGAAGGATTGCTCTGGCTATTGTCACTCGAAGCTTCTGCATCATCTTTCCAGTGATCTTCTTGCTGAAGCGACTGCCCTTCTGCCAGAccaacatcatgccccattccTACTGCGAGCATATTGGAGTGGCCCGCTTAGCCTGTGCTGACATTACCATTAACATCTGATATGGGTTCTCAGTGCCCATTGTCACGGTCATCTTGGATGTGATCCTCATCGCTGTGTCTTACTCACTGATCCTCCGAGCAGTCTTTCGTTTGCCCTCTCAGCATGCCCAGCACAAGGCCCTCAGCACTTGTGGCTCTCACCTCTGTGTCATCCTCATGTTTTATGTTCCATCCTTCTTTACATTATTGACCCACCGCTTTGGACATAACTTTCCTCAACATGTCCATATCCTGCTGGCCAATCTTTATGTGGTGGTGCCACCAATGCTCAACCCCATTGTCTATGGTGTGAAGACAAAACAGATCCGAGAGGGGGTAGCACACTGGTTTTTTGACATCAAGGCTTGGTGCTGTGCTTCGTTTCTGAGCTGA